Proteins found in one Anopheles aquasalis chromosome 3, idAnoAquaMG_Q_19, whole genome shotgun sequence genomic segment:
- the LOC126576432 gene encoding cleavage and polyadenylation specificity factor subunit 6: MADGVDIDLYADDLDQDYSQNNDDFGGESGDLYDDVIVPSGDRSGGGGGGGGGGGGPAGSRPSIERIEGVDTNGSYHHHAPGGWALGHAPRRHQLYVGNLPWWTTDQDIADSVANVGVNDFQEVKFFENRANGQSKGFCVISLGSETSMRLVMERLPKKELHGQNPVVTLPTKQALNQFESQQKTRPTPPAPGQTNGPRPPMPGMPMGGGGGPPSGGPQGGPMVGPGGPGGPGPGGPGGPGGPGPQPRMMNPNMPPGGMRPPHPHMGGPMHMQGHHGPGGGPPRPQGPPMHQGNGPPQQPPRFQNQNQWNGPPRMNGPRPGGPGGPGPMQHRPQMFQGPPNGMPRAMRPDWNRAPMHGGYPGPGGGGHPGGPGQGGPHMQGPHGPRGPHPGSMGGPPGQGPQGPAPHVNPAFFNQGGGGPPNHGPNGGPGGPPVGPPHGGPQGGPQGPQGPPAHFNPQGGGGPPRGGPWPPVQGGGKPPGPPGPGFAEHPITPQLSEAEFEEIMTRNRTVSSSAIARAVSDAAAGEYTSATETLATAISLIKQSKVAHDERCKILIVSLQDTLHGIETKSYSRRERSRSRERSHRRQRRERSTSRYRERSRDRERDRDRDRDRDRERDGSRRSRPRKTPEPATDSATDSSSKRYYNDDRYRSSDRERERDRDRERREEHRSRH, encoded by the exons ATGGCCGATGGCGTTGATATCGATCTGTATGCCGACGACCTGGACCAGGACTACTCACAGAACAAC GATGATTTCGGAGGCGAAAGCGGGGACTTGTACGACGATGTGATTGTACCGTCCGGTGATCGtagcggaggtggtggtggaggcggcggcggtggtggtggtcccgccGGGTCCCGGCCTTCAATCGAGCGGATCGAAGGTGTCGATACAAATGGTTCCTATCACCATCACGCTCCCGGTGGCTGGGCCCTTGGTCACGCACCGCGCCGGCATCAGCTTTACGTCGGAAATCTGCCCTGGTGGACCACGGATCAGGATATAGCGGATTCGGTTGCCAACGTCGGAGTCAACGACTTTCAGGAGGTGAAGTTTTTCGAAAATCGCGCCAACGGCCAGTCGAAGGGCTTTTGCGTGATATCGCTCGGTTCGGAAACGAGCATGCGGCTGGTGATGGAGCGGCTACCGAAGAAGGAGCTCCATGGCCAAAATCCCGTCGTCACGCTACCCACTAAGCAGGCGCTGAATCAGTTCGAAAGTCAGCAAAAGACGCGCCCAACGCCGCCAGCTCCGGGGCAGACGAATGGACCGCGACCACCGATGCCCGGTATGCCGATGGGCGGAGGTGGAGGACCACCATCCGGTGGACCGCAGGGTGGCCCGATGGTGGGGCCGGGTGGACCCGGCGGACCAGGACCAGGTGGGCCGGGTGGCCCAGGTGGACCAGGTCCACAGCCGCGAATGATGAATCCCAACATGCCACCAGGAGGCATGCGTCCTCCGCATCCTCACATGGGCGGCCCTATGCACATGCAAGGCCACCATGGTCCAGGCGGTGGACCACCGAGACCCCAG GGACCGCCTATGCATCAAGGGAATGGaccaccacagcaaccaccTCGGTTCCAGAATCAAAACCAGTGGAATGGACCGCCCCGTATGAACGGTCCACGTCCAGGTGGCCCTGGAGGTCCAGGCCCGATGCAACATCGACCGCAGATG ttCCAAGGGCCGCCTAATGGAATGCCGCGTGCAATGCGCCCGGATTGGAATCGAGCACCGATGCACGGTGGTtatcctggtcctggtggtggtggacatcCGGGAGGTCCGGGACAGGGTGGACCACATATGCAGGGCCCGCACGGACCGCGTGGTCCTCATCCAGGCTCGATGGGAGGGCCTCCTGGCCAGGGACCGCAGGGTCCCGCTCCACATGTGAATCCAGCCTTCTTCAACCAAGGAGGAGGTGGTCCACCAAATCATGGGCCGaatggtggtcctggtggtcctCCTGTTGGACCACCGCATGGTGGTCCCCAGGGTGGTCCACAGGGGCCGCAGGGCCCTCCAGCACATTTCAATCCGCAAGGTGGCGGTGGACCACCACGCGGAGGCCCCTGGCCACCCGTGCAGGGTGGAGGTAAACCTCCCGGCCCGCCTGGACCTGGTTTCGCCGAGCATCCCATTACCCCTCAGCTGAGTGAAGCCGAGTTTGAAGAGATCATGACCCGTAATCGTACCGTCAGCAGTTCCGCAATCGCAAG AGCCGTatcggatgcagcagcaggcgagtACACGAGCGCCACGGAAACGCTGGCCACCGCGATCTCACTAATCAAACAGTCGAAGGTTGCCCATGATGAGCGGTGCAAGATACTGATTGTGTCGCTGCAGGATACGCTGCACGGTATCGAGACGAAAAGCTACTCCCGCCGGGAACGGTCACGTTCGCGCGAACGTTCACACCGGCGCCAGCGGCGTGAACGCTCCACCTCCCGTTACCGGGAGCGCTCGCGTGATCGTGAGCGTGACCGCGACCGTGATCGCGACCGTGACCGGGAGCGAGATGG CTCTCGACGCTCTCGTCCGAGAAAAACACCAGAACCGGCCACCGACAGTGCGACGGATAGCTCCTCGAAGCGCTACTACAATGACGATCGGTACCGATCGTCGGACCGTGAAAGGGAGCGTGATCGCGACCGCGAGCGCCGCGAGGAACATCGCTCAAGACACTGA